From Flectobacillus major DSM 103, one genomic window encodes:
- a CDS encoding glycoside hydrolase family 127 protein: MKNYILAIVICTCCCLKPLAQNYTPEKADKRFKIQPKVGLKAYSFNLGQVELLGDSPFKNAMDKDAAYLLSVEPKRLLHRFYANAGLPTQGAVYGGWESEGLSGHTLGHYLSACAMMYVSTHNPAFKNRVDFMVTELAKCQKARKTGYVGAIPKEDTLFARVARGDIKSGGFDLNGGWSPWYTVHKVMGGLIDAYLYCNNKTALKVVTAMADWTGNTINHLSPELLQKMLKCEYGGMADALANIYAITGNPKYLDLSYKFYDDFVMVPLSQKIDPMAGKHANTNVPKAIASARQYELTAKESDKTIASFFWDIMVHNHSYVIGGNSNYEYCTEPHKLNDHLSDNTCETCNTYNMLKLTRHLFCWQPSKELGDYYERALYNHILASQNPADGMMCYFVPLRMGTKKEFSDPFNTFTCCVGSGMENHAKYTESIYFEGADGSLYVNLFIPSKLTWQEKGITFTQTTQYPTQGNTQFTFQTHKAQRLALRIRKPWWATNGFEITVNGQKIAAQTDEAGYWVIDRTWQNNDKVQIDMPMSVYTESMPDNANRIALLYGPLVLAGQLGTQNPDPVYGIPVLLTDDKKAGNWLKPVVNQPLTFQMQKVGTPFDVTLIPFYQSNQQHYSVYWDYFTKDEWEKRKAEYEADKKRQQEIEAMTVDNFRIGEMQPERDHNLTVDGESYVSDALGRTGREVRKGGSFSFDMKIAKNTNNTLLLSYLGDDKGRWFDIIVDGKTIATQELLGGTTGKFFDIEYSIPSDLQTDKEKLNVTIKAHTGKTAGRVFGARIIKK, encoded by the coding sequence ATGAAAAATTATATTTTAGCTATAGTAATATGTACTTGTTGCTGCCTCAAGCCTTTGGCACAAAACTATACGCCCGAAAAGGCCGACAAACGTTTTAAAATTCAACCCAAAGTTGGTCTTAAAGCATATTCCTTTAACCTTGGTCAGGTAGAGTTGCTTGGTGATTCGCCTTTCAAAAATGCTATGGACAAAGATGCGGCCTATTTGCTGAGTGTCGAGCCAAAACGCCTTTTACACCGTTTTTATGCCAATGCGGGCTTGCCAACACAAGGAGCTGTATATGGCGGTTGGGAAAGCGAGGGCTTGTCTGGCCATACTCTTGGGCATTATCTTTCGGCTTGTGCTATGATGTACGTTTCTACCCATAATCCAGCATTCAAAAATCGGGTAGATTTTATGGTTACAGAATTGGCCAAATGTCAAAAAGCACGCAAAACTGGCTATGTTGGGGCTATTCCAAAAGAAGATACTCTGTTTGCTCGTGTTGCCCGTGGCGATATTAAGTCGGGTGGGTTTGACCTCAACGGCGGCTGGAGTCCGTGGTACACCGTACATAAAGTAATGGGAGGGCTGATTGATGCCTATTTGTATTGCAACAACAAAACAGCTTTAAAAGTAGTAACAGCAATGGCCGACTGGACAGGCAATACTATCAATCACCTTTCGCCTGAATTATTACAAAAAATGCTAAAATGTGAATATGGCGGTATGGCCGACGCTTTGGCCAATATTTATGCCATTACTGGAAACCCTAAATACCTAGATTTGTCATACAAATTTTATGATGACTTCGTTATGGTGCCTTTGTCTCAAAAAATTGACCCAATGGCAGGTAAACACGCCAATACCAATGTACCAAAAGCCATAGCTAGTGCCCGACAATATGAACTTACAGCAAAAGAATCAGACAAAACCATTGCTTCTTTTTTCTGGGATATTATGGTACACAACCACAGTTATGTAATTGGTGGTAATAGCAATTATGAATACTGTACCGAGCCTCATAAACTAAACGACCACCTCAGCGACAATACTTGCGAAACTTGTAATACCTACAATATGCTCAAATTAACTCGTCACTTGTTTTGCTGGCAACCTAGCAAAGAACTTGGCGACTATTACGAAAGGGCTTTGTACAACCATATTTTAGCGTCGCAAAACCCCGCCGATGGCATGATGTGCTATTTTGTCCCTTTAAGAATGGGTACCAAAAAAGAGTTTAGCGACCCTTTCAATACCTTTACTTGCTGTGTTGGTAGTGGTATGGAAAACCATGCAAAATATACCGAAAGCATTTACTTTGAAGGGGCAGATGGTAGCCTTTATGTTAATTTATTTATTCCTTCAAAACTGACTTGGCAAGAAAAAGGGATTACTTTTACCCAAACAACCCAGTACCCAACACAAGGAAATACCCAATTTACTTTCCAAACTCACAAGGCTCAACGTTTGGCTTTGCGTATCAGAAAACCTTGGTGGGCTACCAATGGCTTTGAAATAACCGTAAATGGCCAAAAAATAGCTGCCCAAACCGACGAAGCAGGCTATTGGGTAATTGATAGAACTTGGCAAAATAACGATAAAGTACAAATCGATATGCCGATGTCGGTATACACCGAAAGTATGCCCGACAACGCCAATCGTATTGCTCTTTTGTATGGCCCATTGGTATTGGCGGGTCAGCTTGGCACACAAAATCCCGACCCTGTTTATGGTATTCCTGTATTGTTGACCGACGACAAAAAGGCTGGTAATTGGCTAAAACCTGTAGTTAATCAACCACTAACTTTCCAGATGCAAAAGGTAGGAACACCTTTCGATGTTACCTTGATTCCTTTCTATCAGTCAAATCAACAACATTATAGCGTTTACTGGGACTACTTTACCAAAGACGAATGGGAAAAACGCAAGGCTGAGTATGAAGCCGACAAAAAACGCCAGCAGGAAATAGAAGCTATGACTGTAGATAATTTTAGAATTGGCGAAATGCAACCCGAACGCGACCACAATTTAACTGTAGACGGCGAATCGTATGTAAGCGATGCCCTAGGTAGAACAGGCCGAGAAGTACGTAAAGGGGGTTCTTTTTCTTTTGATATGAAAATTGCCAAAAATACCAATAATACATTATTATTAAGCTACTTAGGCGATGACAAAGGGCGTTGGTTCGATATTATTGTTGACGGAAAAACTATTGCTACCCAAGAATTACTGGGCGGTACAACAGGGAAATTTTTTGATATTGAATATAGTATACCCTCCGATTTACAAACCGACAAAGAGAAACTCAATGTAACTATCAAGGCTCATACAGGCAAAACCGCTGGACGTGTTTTTGGAGCAAGAATTATCAAAAAATAA
- a CDS encoding NAD(P)/FAD-dependent oxidoreductase — MKHISIIGGGIVGLSSAYYLQEAGYQVTVFDKGDFTDNCSFGNAGYVCPSHFVPLAAPGIVWQGIKWMFNPMSPFYVKPSVNKALINWGLKFMQSANTQNVENGAIPLRDISLLSQKAFETWNNQQLFDFSYEQKGMLEVFKTEPVAAHAHHTLEKAHELGLDVTYLNKEQLQALEPQTPINAIGALQFNCDTHVYPNKLMKALYEYLQAKGVVFKANEIIIALDKKDGQITSIKSLKGQYPTDTVVIAAGSWSRELAELLDISLPLMPGRGYSITLENSPYHINHPIILAEGRVALTPMDGNKIRMGGTMEVVATTTPPNYARVKGILKSVKDFLPAFDIAMPQEQDIWYGYRPCSADGLPYIGRTKQYKNAIIATGHSMMGLSLGPATGQLVEEIISEKQLSIDISAFNPQRFD, encoded by the coding sequence ATGAAACATATATCAATAATAGGCGGGGGTATTGTGGGGCTTAGCTCGGCTTATTATTTACAAGAAGCAGGCTACCAAGTAACGGTTTTTGACAAAGGAGATTTTACAGATAACTGTTCTTTTGGCAATGCAGGCTATGTATGTCCTAGCCACTTTGTTCCATTGGCGGCTCCGGGTATTGTGTGGCAGGGTATCAAATGGATGTTTAACCCAATGAGTCCATTTTATGTAAAGCCGTCTGTCAATAAAGCCTTGATTAACTGGGGCTTGAAGTTTATGCAAAGTGCTAATACCCAAAATGTAGAAAATGGAGCTATTCCATTAAGAGACATTTCGTTGCTGAGCCAAAAAGCTTTTGAAACATGGAACAACCAACAATTATTTGATTTTAGTTATGAGCAAAAAGGCATGTTGGAGGTTTTCAAGACCGAGCCAGTAGCTGCTCATGCTCATCATACCCTCGAAAAAGCCCATGAATTGGGGCTTGATGTAACTTATTTAAACAAAGAACAGTTACAGGCACTCGAACCTCAAACACCTATCAATGCCATTGGGGCATTGCAGTTTAACTGCGATACGCATGTATATCCCAATAAATTGATGAAGGCTTTGTACGAATACCTTCAAGCCAAAGGGGTTGTCTTTAAAGCGAATGAAATCATTATAGCTTTAGACAAAAAAGATGGGCAAATCACAAGTATTAAATCCTTAAAAGGGCAATATCCAACCGATACCGTTGTAATTGCGGCGGGTTCTTGGAGTCGTGAATTGGCTGAATTACTTGACATCAGCCTTCCTTTAATGCCTGGAAGGGGGTATTCGATTACCCTCGAAAATAGCCCTTACCATATAAACCACCCTATTATTTTGGCCGAAGGACGTGTAGCATTAACACCTATGGATGGTAACAAAATACGCATGGGAGGCACAATGGAAGTGGTAGCTACCACAACACCCCCCAACTATGCTAGGGTAAAAGGTATTTTAAAATCGGTTAAAGATTTCTTACCTGCATTTGATATTGCCATGCCACAAGAGCAGGATATTTGGTATGGATACCGCCCATGCTCGGCCGATGGGCTTCCGTATATTGGTAGAACAAAACAATATAAAAATGCCATTATTGCTACAGGACACTCTATGATGGGCTTGAGCCTTGGACCTGCCACAGGCCAATTAGTAGAGGAAATTATCAGCGAAAAACAACTAAGTATTGATATATCGGCATTTAACCCTCAACGATTTGATTAA
- a CDS encoding DUF885 family protein: protein MKYFLKLQNIAFLVGCLLFFDTAIAQKTPVNESVISLIQFYQADKGNIERFYTVYNSPERRERLKSLAQSYLKQLQQVDYNALNTGTKVDYLLIKRDLNEDIYQAQLEETEFNQLKPWFPFADVIYTIEKERRRGLVPDAPRLAAQLNQCNKQLVDLQKKLSQDQTLTKPLANRGRYIARGLQNALKSVYTFYNGYDPLFTWWVPKPYIQLDSLLKEYASTFQQSGNATSQQKQDKSGIVGNPIGRDELNRRLRLEMIPYTPEELIEIANKEFAWCDAEMLKASKEMGLGNDWKAALEKLKNTAVAPSQQPIEMVKLYDQSIAFLQEKDLITIPPLADETWRMIMMTPERQLVNPFFTGGEEFSVSYPTNTMTHDQKLMSMRGNNPHFSRATVHHELIPGHGLQEFMTNRYKTYRHFETPFWIEGWALYWEMLLYDLKFPRSAEDRVGMLFWRMHRCARIIFSLNYHTGKWSPQECIDFLIDRVGHEPANAEGEVRRSFVGGYDPLYQIAYMIGGLQIRALKDELVLTKKMTYKQFHDQIMQENMLPIEMVRAILTNQQLPKDYQTNWRFYSLK, encoded by the coding sequence ATGAAATATTTTCTAAAACTCCAAAATATCGCTTTTCTGGTTGGATGCTTACTATTTTTTGATACAGCTATTGCACAGAAAACACCTGTAAATGAGTCGGTTATAAGCCTTATTCAGTTTTATCAAGCCGATAAAGGAAATATCGAACGATTTTATACCGTGTATAATTCTCCAGAAAGAAGAGAACGTTTAAAGTCGCTTGCTCAGTCGTATCTAAAGCAGTTACAACAAGTAGATTATAATGCCTTGAATACTGGTACAAAAGTAGATTACTTGTTGATAAAGCGAGATTTGAACGAAGATATTTATCAGGCACAATTAGAAGAAACCGAGTTTAACCAACTAAAACCGTGGTTTCCTTTTGCAGATGTAATTTATACGATTGAAAAAGAAAGACGAAGAGGACTTGTTCCTGATGCACCTCGCTTGGCAGCACAACTCAACCAATGTAACAAACAGCTAGTAGATTTACAAAAAAAACTTAGCCAAGACCAAACCTTAACCAAACCATTAGCCAATCGTGGTCGATATATAGCTCGTGGCCTTCAAAATGCCCTAAAATCGGTTTATACTTTTTACAATGGCTACGACCCTCTTTTTACGTGGTGGGTTCCAAAACCTTATATACAGCTCGACAGTTTATTGAAGGAATATGCGTCTACCTTTCAGCAAAGTGGCAATGCTACTTCACAACAAAAACAAGACAAAAGTGGTATTGTGGGCAATCCGATAGGCCGTGATGAACTCAACAGAAGGTTGCGCCTAGAAATGATTCCTTACACGCCCGAAGAACTTATCGAAATAGCCAATAAAGAATTTGCGTGGTGCGATGCCGAAATGCTAAAGGCGAGTAAAGAAATGGGCTTAGGAAATGACTGGAAAGCGGCTTTAGAAAAACTTAAAAATACAGCCGTTGCTCCATCGCAACAGCCTATCGAAATGGTTAAATTATACGACCAATCTATTGCTTTTTTACAAGAAAAAGACCTTATTACAATACCGCCTCTGGCCGACGAAACATGGAGAATGATAATGATGACCCCTGAAAGACAGCTTGTTAATCCTTTTTTTACGGGTGGCGAAGAGTTCAGCGTATCTTATCCAACCAATACCATGACTCACGACCAAAAACTTATGAGTATGCGAGGCAATAACCCGCATTTTTCGAGGGCTACGGTACATCACGAACTTATTCCGGGCCATGGCTTACAGGAATTTATGACCAATAGATACAAAACATACCGCCATTTTGAAACACCATTTTGGATAGAAGGCTGGGCTTTGTACTGGGAAATGTTACTATACGATTTGAAGTTTCCTCGTTCGGCCGAAGACCGCGTAGGAATGCTCTTTTGGAGAATGCACCGTTGTGCAAGAATTATCTTTTCGCTCAATTATCATACAGGGAAATGGTCGCCACAAGAATGTATTGATTTCTTGATTGACCGTGTTGGCCACGAACCCGCCAATGCAGAAGGAGAAGTAAGGCGCTCGTTTGTAGGTGGTTATGACCCACTTTATCAAATCGCCTATATGATAGGTGGGCTACAAATCAGGGCTTTGAAAGACGAATTGGTACTTACCAAAAAAATGACTTATAAACAGTTTCACGACCAAATTATGCAAGAAAATATGTTGCCAATTGAGATGGTTCGTGCAATATTAACTAACCAACAATTACCTAAAGATTATCAAACAAACTGGCGTTTTTATTCATTAAAATAA
- a CDS encoding carboxylesterase/lipase family protein has product MNLRTTFIGLLLVSTSFFANAQHAENSYAFPVQVQTVNGTIEGEFDVRTNIQSFKGIPFAQPPVGDLRWKAPQPVANWTGVKQTKKFGPRAIQPAIFGDMGFRSDGMSEDCLYLNVWTPAKSANDKLPVLVYFYGGGFAAGDGSEARYDGENMAKKGIVTLTVNYRLNIFGFFSHPELTKESPNRASGNYGLLDQHAALKWVQANIAKFGGDPKRVTIAGESAGSIAVSAQMASPLSKGLIAGAIGESGGSIYPTLSPVPLAEGEKIGLEFGQSIGAKTLKELRALSTLELYQKSAGKSLGIFKTTIDGYFLPKTLPEIFEAKQQAMVPLLLGWNSEEMNYRALMAGKELTNDNYTQKIKEIYGEKAEEVLKLYPAGSPEVTEQSATDLAGDRFIAYSTWKWFDLHRKNSSQPVYRYYYSRPRPDLRDSDYESALAGGVVKKDKNAPKAPKAKGAVHSAEIEYAMGNLALNKAYAWTEDDFKVSNTMMNFFANFIKTGNPNGDKLPNWPAAKNEEKPDIMIIDVDSKAQKAENEARYWFLDKDYLKK; this is encoded by the coding sequence ATGAATCTCAGAACAACTTTTATTGGATTATTACTTGTGTCAACCTCATTTTTTGCCAATGCACAACATGCCGAAAACTCTTACGCTTTTCCTGTGCAAGTTCAGACTGTTAATGGTACAATCGAAGGAGAATTTGATGTTAGAACCAACATTCAAAGCTTCAAAGGTATTCCATTTGCACAACCACCTGTAGGCGATCTGCGTTGGAAAGCTCCACAGCCTGTCGCTAATTGGACAGGGGTAAAACAAACCAAAAAGTTTGGCCCAAGAGCCATTCAGCCTGCCATTTTTGGCGATATGGGTTTTAGAAGTGACGGTATGAGCGAAGACTGTCTATACCTCAATGTGTGGACACCCGCCAAATCAGCCAACGACAAACTGCCCGTATTAGTATATTTCTATGGTGGTGGTTTTGCGGCTGGCGATGGCTCGGAAGCTCGTTATGATGGCGAAAATATGGCCAAAAAAGGTATTGTAACCCTTACTGTCAATTACAGACTTAATATTTTTGGCTTTTTCTCACATCCAGAACTTACCAAAGAATCCCCTAACCGTGCCTCTGGCAACTATGGTTTGCTCGACCAACACGCTGCTCTTAAATGGGTACAGGCCAATATTGCCAAATTTGGTGGCGACCCCAAACGAGTTACTATTGCAGGGGAATCGGCAGGGTCGATTGCTGTAAGTGCCCAAATGGCATCGCCTTTGTCGAAGGGTTTGATTGCAGGGGCTATTGGCGAAAGTGGTGGCTCTATTTACCCTACATTATCGCCTGTGCCTTTGGCCGAGGGCGAAAAAATAGGTCTAGAGTTTGGGCAATCTATCGGAGCCAAAACTTTGAAGGAACTACGAGCTTTATCAACCCTCGAATTATACCAAAAATCGGCAGGAAAAAGCCTAGGAATATTCAAAACTACGATTGATGGGTATTTTCTTCCTAAAACATTACCCGAAATTTTTGAGGCAAAACAGCAGGCTATGGTACCACTTTTGTTAGGCTGGAACTCGGAGGAAATGAACTACCGTGCCCTTATGGCAGGTAAAGAGCTTACCAACGACAATTATACCCAAAAAATTAAAGAAATTTATGGCGAAAAAGCAGAAGAAGTATTAAAGTTATATCCTGCTGGCTCGCCAGAAGTAACCGAACAATCGGCTACAGATTTGGCTGGTGATCGTTTTATTGCTTATAGTACTTGGAAATGGTTTGATTTACATCGTAAAAATAGCTCTCAGCCCGTATATCGCTATTATTATTCACGCCCAAGACCCGACTTGCGTGATAGCGACTATGAATCGGCTTTGGCTGGAGGGGTTGTTAAAAAAGATAAAAATGCTCCTAAAGCCCCCAAAGCAAAAGGTGCAGTACACTCGGCCGAAATCGAATATGCTATGGGTAATTTAGCCCTCAACAAAGCGTATGCTTGGACAGAAGACGACTTCAAAGTATCAAATACAATGATGAATTTCTTCGCCAATTTTATCAAAACAGGTAATCCCAATGGCGATAAACTTCCTAATTGGCCAGCCGCCAAAAATGAAGAAAAACCAGATATTATGATTATTGATGTAGATTCTAAAGCCCAAAAAGCTGAAAATGAAGCCCGTTATTGGTTTTTGGATAAAGACTATTTGAAAAAATAA
- a CDS encoding NUDIX hydrolase: protein MNTASNPHIATAKEAGFLAHIAYDSVIFGFDGQQLKILISEYHNTKLFALPGGFVKRNESLDDAVRRGLFERTGLNNIYLEQFHVFGSVERYVPEIMEQIMVGSGKAPTPEHWLLDRFISVGYYALINYKDVKPQPDELSDSCEWYAIDKLPRLMLDHRQIVTKALETLRDNLDKKLIGVNLLPERFTMKELQMVYEAILGEKIRRTTFQRAMLAKGILKRHEKQFTGKSHKAPFLYSFETPQ, encoded by the coding sequence ATGAATACAGCTTCTAATCCACATATTGCTACTGCTAAAGAGGCCGGTTTTTTGGCACATATTGCATACGATTCAGTTATTTTTGGCTTTGATGGTCAGCAACTTAAAATTCTTATTTCTGAATATCATAATACAAAATTATTTGCTTTACCTGGCGGATTTGTCAAGCGGAATGAAAGCCTCGACGATGCTGTAAGGCGTGGTTTATTTGAGCGAACAGGGTTGAATAATATTTATTTAGAGCAGTTTCATGTATTTGGAAGTGTCGAGAGGTATGTACCCGAAATCATGGAACAAATTATGGTAGGCAGTGGCAAAGCCCCCACGCCCGAACATTGGTTGCTAGATAGGTTTATTTCGGTAGGGTATTATGCTTTAATTAATTATAAAGATGTAAAACCACAACCCGACGAACTTTCGGATAGCTGTGAATGGTATGCCATTGACAAACTGCCCAGACTAATGCTCGATCATCGGCAAATTGTAACAAAAGCCCTGGAAACTTTGCGAGATAATTTGGACAAAAAATTGATTGGTGTAAACTTACTACCAGAGCGTTTTACGATGAAAGAACTCCAGATGGTATATGAGGCTATTTTGGGAGAAAAAATTAGAAGAACAACCTTTCAGCGGGCAATGTTGGCCAAGGGAATTTTGAAACGCCATGAAAAACAATTTACAGGAAAATCGCATAAAGCTCCTTTCCTGTATAGTTTTGAAACACCCCAATAA
- a CDS encoding recombinase family protein codes for MKIGYARVSTQEQTLDLQVDALKKYGCESIYTDKISGLKAHKPEFEEMMKFLREGDTIVIWKLDRLGRSTKHLIDLVAELEKRKINLVSLNDPIDTTSPSGILVFQIFCALAEHERNIIVQRTKAGLASARARGRMGGRPKGLLPAYQAIAPAVKELYDSEKQSTTQIMKFFKIGSRRTFYKILAFAGVQVQGFTKKRGRRKEA; via the coding sequence ATGAAAATTGGCTATGCCCGTGTAAGTACACAAGAACAAACATTAGACCTACAAGTAGATGCTCTGAAAAAATATGGTTGTGAGTCTATTTACACAGATAAAATTTCTGGCTTGAAAGCTCATAAACCAGAATTCGAGGAAATGATGAAATTTCTTCGAGAAGGCGATACTATCGTTATTTGGAAACTTGACCGACTCGGCCGTTCTACCAAACATTTAATCGACCTAGTGGCTGAATTAGAAAAACGAAAAATCAATCTTGTGTCGCTCAACGACCCTATTGATACAACTTCGCCAAGTGGGATTCTTGTTTTTCAGATTTTCTGTGCTTTGGCCGAACACGAACGAAATATTATTGTACAACGTACCAAAGCTGGATTAGCCTCGGCACGTGCCAGAGGCCGAATGGGTGGTCGCCCCAAAGGGCTTTTACCTGCTTATCAGGCTATAGCACCTGCTGTAAAAGAACTTTATGACTCTGAAAAACAATCGACTACACAGATTATGAAGTTCTTTAAAATTGGTAGCCGACGTACTTTCTATAAAATCTTGGCCTTTGCGGGTGTACAAGTACAAGGTTTTACCAAAAAAAGAGGTCGTAGAAAAGAAGCCTAG
- a CDS encoding SulP family inorganic anion transporter has protein sequence MKQVLNLFDFKQKVNYRIEILAGLTVAMTMIPESLSFAILANFPPLMGLYAAFIMGLVTAILGGRPGLVSGGAGATVVVLITLMQTHGLEYVFAAIVLAGICQIMVGLFKLGKFIRLVPQPVMFGFVNGLAIIIFMAQLEQFKTTIGGQTIWLTGTPLYIMAGLVALTVAIILVAPRITKAIPASLIAIIVVGLIVFGFDIDTKTVRDIALVSGGFPPFHIPQIPLTWNTFQIIFPYGLIMAGVGLTEGLLTLNVVDEITQTKGNGNREALAQGTANILNGFFFGMGGCPMIAQTLVNLSAGARARLSGIVAALTILCIILFASPIIEALPMAALTGVMMMVAIGTFEWMSFRVINKMPQSDIFVGILVAVITVWLHNLALAVLMGVIISALVFAWESAKRIRAKKYIDDKGIKHYDIHGPLFFGSTTAFVEKFDILNDPNEIIIDFKESRISDMSAIDAVNKITERYAKLNKTVRLYHLSADCRKLLQNADKIIEVNIIDDPTYRVAED, from the coding sequence ATGAAACAGGTCTTAAATTTATTTGACTTCAAGCAAAAAGTAAACTACCGAATTGAAATACTGGCAGGACTCACCGTAGCCATGACCATGATTCCCGAATCGCTATCGTTTGCTATTTTGGCCAACTTTCCTCCATTGATGGGTTTGTATGCAGCCTTTATCATGGGTTTGGTAACTGCAATACTCGGTGGTCGTCCGGGTTTGGTGTCGGGCGGTGCAGGGGCAACAGTCGTTGTACTAATTACCTTGATGCAAACACATGGCTTGGAATATGTATTTGCGGCTATTGTTTTGGCAGGAATATGTCAAATCATGGTAGGACTTTTTAAGCTAGGAAAATTTATCAGACTTGTACCACAGCCCGTTATGTTTGGTTTTGTGAATGGCTTGGCTATTATTATTTTCATGGCTCAATTAGAACAGTTCAAAACAACTATTGGTGGGCAGACAATCTGGCTTACAGGAACACCCCTTTATATCATGGCGGGATTAGTAGCCCTCACGGTAGCCATTATTTTGGTTGCACCACGCATTACCAAGGCCATACCAGCATCGTTAATTGCTATTATTGTGGTTGGGCTTATTGTATTTGGTTTTGATATTGATACCAAAACTGTTCGAGATATAGCATTGGTAAGCGGTGGATTTCCGCCTTTTCATATTCCACAGATACCCCTTACTTGGAATACATTTCAAATCATTTTTCCTTATGGGCTTATTATGGCAGGCGTTGGGCTTACCGAAGGCTTGCTTACCTTGAATGTAGTTGACGAAATTACCCAGACCAAAGGCAATGGTAATCGTGAAGCCTTGGCACAAGGAACAGCCAATATTCTCAATGGTTTTTTCTTTGGAATGGGTGGATGCCCCATGATTGCACAAACCTTGGTCAACCTATCGGCAGGAGCAAGAGCCCGACTTTCGGGTATTGTGGCAGCCTTAACTATTCTATGTATTATATTGTTTGCGTCACCAATTATCGAGGCTTTGCCTATGGCTGCTTTAACAGGAGTGATGATGATGGTGGCTATTGGAACGTTTGAATGGATGAGTTTTAGGGTAATTAACAAAATGCCTCAATCCGATATTTTTGTAGGAATTTTAGTAGCTGTTATTACAGTTTGGTTGCACAATCTGGCTTTGGCAGTGCTTATGGGTGTAATTATTTCGGCATTGGTTTTTGCTTGGGAAAGTGCCAAACGCATTAGAGCCAAGAAATATATCGACGACAAGGGCATAAAACATTATGATATACATGGGCCACTGTTTTTTGGCTCGACTACCGCTTTTGTCGAAAAGTTTGATATTTTGAACGACCCCAACGAAATAATTATAGATTTTAAAGAAAGTAGAATCAGCGATATGAGTGCCATAGATGCTGTCAATAAAATTACTGAACGTTATGCCAAACTCAACAAAACCGTTCGGCTGTATCATTTAAGTGCCGATTGTAGAAAGTTATTACAAAATGCCGATAAGATTATCGAAGTAAATATTATTGACGACCCCACTTATCGGGTTGCAGAAGACTAA